The proteins below come from a single Aegilops tauschii subsp. strangulata cultivar AL8/78 chromosome 6, Aet v6.0, whole genome shotgun sequence genomic window:
- the LOC109765000 gene encoding LOW QUALITY PROTEIN: disease resistance protein RGA5 (The sequence of the model RefSeq protein was modified relative to this genomic sequence to represent the inferred CDS: substituted 1 base at 1 genomic stop codon), protein MATSATMGVMNPLLGKLSQLLGEEYKKLTGVRKQASFLKDELSAMKALLDKMELMDKLDPSAKDWRDHIREMSYDMENCIDDFIHDIEGAGAKKGFARKMAQRLRRLGRRHQIASRIEDLKVLAVEANARRQRCKIDDCISSSNKIVVVDPRISALYKEATCLVGIDGPREELVSLLMDSQKKLKVVSIVGFGGLGKTTLAKQVYDKVGGQFNCKAFFSVSQRPDVKILLSGLXKELGMGDTSSACELQGIIDRLREHLKHKRYFIVVDDLWDQSAWNSISCAFPENGDGSRVIVTTRMEDIAIGVCYSNRACIYRMKRLEEQDSRRLLFNKVFGPENVCQPQYKEISTQIIKKCGGLPLAIITIASLLASHEARPLSEWESIKNSLGANSATKPTLEEMRGILNLSYMHLPIYLRPCFLYLGMYPEDREIPRDELVRQWMAEGFVCSSHRADLDDVAKSYFNELLNRSMIQPGRTSYGEVFSCRVHDVMLDLILSKSMEDNFISVAYNYEDMARLHSWKYKVRRLSLQSGVGGPTSETLATSMTQVRSYAWFGESQYTPPLSQFKYLRVLAFEFPLLLETTVDLTAIGHLFLLRYLNVSASSAVIVFPTKIQGLVHLQTLVVYCERTQSFPSDISCLANLFHLMLPRDIALPEGIMKMKSLRTLHCRDMSKSLLEDIKGLGELTNLKELYLDTNKNNCLTLEQEDALVSSIGMLQELKILKLKWVRGWSDTMSQLDSLHDPPHRLEVLYLPHWDFRRVPTWIGELCCLQMLDLNVLHLSSDEVRVLGELPSLVYVRLYVSDVSQDKVVVGMGLFPVLEHFLFQSKEDVNPYLSFEAGAMSKLQKLTLGFRKDWRGLECLPCLQKIEVFTRYPQKPTLISRVPQGVRAEIESAFKAAARLHPRQPSVITFLCL, encoded by the exons ATGGCAACAAGTGCGACGATGGGGGTGATGAACCCGCTCCTCGGCAAGCTCAGCCAGCTGCTCGGCGAGGAGTACAAGAAGCTCACGGGGGTCAGGAAGCAGGCCTCCTTCCTCAAGGACGAGCTCAGCGCCATGAAAGCTCTCCTTGACAAGATGGAGCTCATGGACAAGCTCGATCCCTCGGCTAAGGACTGGAGGGACCACATCAGGGAGATGTCCTATGATATGGAGAACTGCATCGATGACTTCATTCATGACATTGAAGGTGCCGGTGCAAAGAAAGGCTTCGCCAGGAAGATGGCTCAACGACTTAGAAGGTTGGGGAGGCGTCATCAGATCGCCAGCCGCATAGAGGACCTCAAGGTTCTCGCGGTGGAAGCAAATGCTCGGCGTCAGAGGTGCAAGATTGATGATTGCATCAGTTCGAGTAACAAAATCGTGGTTGTGGATCCTCGAATTTCGGCGCTCTATAAGGAGGCAACATGCCTTGTTGGTATTGATGGACCGAGAGAAGAGCTTGTCAGTTTGCTGATGGATTCCCAGAAGAAACTCAAAGTGGTTTCCATCGTAGGGTTTGGAGGTTTGGGTAAAACCACGCTTGCCAAACAAGTGTATGATAAGGTTGGAGGACAGTTTAATTGCAAAGCATTTTTCTCAGTCTCCCAAAGGCCAGATGTGAAAATCCTTCTCAGTGGCCTATAAAAAGAGCTTGGGATGGGGGATACCTCTAGTGCTTGCGAGTTGCAAGGTATTATTGATCGCCTTAGAGAGCACCTCAAACATAAGAG GTACTTCATTGTAGTCGATGACTTGTGGGATCAATCAGCATGGAATAGTATTAGTTGTGCCTTTCCGGAAAATGGTGATGGAAGCAGAGTAATAGTAACCACACGAATGGAAGACATAGCTATTGGCGTGTGTTACAGTAACCGTGCCTGCATTTACAGAATGAAGCGACTCGAAGAGCAAGACTCAAGAAGATTACTTTTTAATAAAGTATTTGGGCCCGAAAATGTCTGCCAACCACAGTATAAAGAAATTTCAACTCAAATTATCAAGAAGTGTGGCGGATTGCCACTTGCAATTATCACAATAGCTAGCCTATTAGCTAGCCACGAAGCAAGACCGTTGAGTGAATGGGAGAGCATAAAGAATTCTCTTGGTGCCAATTCTGCCACAAAACCCACCTTGGAAGAGATGAGGGGTATACTGAACCTTAGCTACATGCATCTTCCTATTTATCTTCGGCCATGTTTTTTGTATCTTGGCATGTACCCGGAAGACCGTGAGATTCCGAGGGATGAGCTAGTTCGGCAATGGATGGCCGAAGGTTTTGTTTGTAGTTCGCATAGAGCGGATCTGGATGATGTTGCAAAAAGTTATTTCAATGAGCTTCTCAATAGAAGTATGATTCAGCCCGGAAGAACATCTTATGGGGAGGTATTTTCTTGCAGAGTGCACGATGTGATGCTTGATTTGATCCTAAGCAAGAGTATGGAAGATAACTTTATCAGTGTAGCATATAACTATGaagacatggcaagattgcacaGTTGGAAGTACAAGGTTCGTCGATTATCCCTCCAATCAGGTGTAGGTGGTCCAACATCGGAGACCCTTGCTACTAGCATGACACAAGTTCGATCATATGCATGGTTTGGAGAATCCCAATACACTCCTCCCCTTTCACAGTTTAAGTATCTACGGGTGCTTGCCTTTGAATTCCCTTTGCTTTTGGAAACCACAGTTGACCTCACTGCAATCGGCCATTTGTTTTTACTAAGATATTTAAATGTCTCGGCCTCATCAGCAGTCATAGTGTTCCCGACAAAAATTCAAGGGCTTGTGCATTTGCAAACTCTTGTGGTATATTGCGAGCGGACGCAAAGCTTTCCTTCAGACATAAGTTGTTTGGCCAACTTGTTTCATTTGATGCTTCCAAGAGATATAGCGTTGCCTGAAGGTATCATGAAGATGAAATCACTCCGCACCCTGCATTGTCGGGACATGTCGAAGAGTTTGCTGGAGGATATCAAAGGCCTTGGTGAGCTGACCAATCTGAAGGAATTGTACTTAGACACGAACAAAAACAATTGCTTGACGTTGGAACAAGAGGATGCTTTGGTCTCCTCCATCGGAATGCTCCAAGAACTCAAGATCCTTAAGCTCAAGTGGGTGCGTGGATGGAGCGACACTATGAGCCAGCTGGACTCATTACATGATCCTCCTCATCGTCTCGAGGTACTCTATCTGCCACATTGGGATTTCAGAAGAGTTCCCACATGGATCGGTGAACTATGTTGCCTCCAGATGCTCGATCTGAACGTGTTGCACCTGTCGAGTGATGAGGTTCGTGTTCTTGGTGAGCTCCCCTCCCTCGTCTATGTCAGGCTCTATGTGTCAGATGTCTCGCAAGACAAAGTTGTGGTTGGCATGGGGTTGTTCCCAGTTCTGGAGCACTTTTTGTTTCAGTCTAAGGAAGATGTCAATCCGTACCTGAGCTTCGAGGCAGGAGCTATGTCCAAGCTACAAAAACTCACCCTAGGATTCAGGAAAGATTGGAGAGGCTTGGAGTGCCTGCCCTGCCTCCAGAAAATCGAAGTGTTCACGAGGTACCCGCAGAAGCCGACTCTGATTTCAAGGGTGCCGCAAGGTGTACGGGCTGAAATCGAGTCTGCCTTCAAGGCTGCCGCAAGACTGCACCCAAGGCAACCCTCTGTCATTACATTCCTCTGTCTGTAA